From Variovorax sp. J2L1-78, the proteins below share one genomic window:
- the arsC gene encoding arsenate reductase (glutaredoxin) (This arsenate reductase requires both glutathione and glutaredoxin to convert arsenate to arsenite, after which the efflux transporter formed by ArsA and ArsB can extrude the arsenite from the cell, providing resistance.), with product MQSAHPAITIFHNPACGTSRNVLALIRNSGVEPEVIEYLKQPPGKERLRALVDAMGTGVRSLLRQKGTPYDELKLDDATWSDEQLLDFMVQHPILMNRPVVVTPLGTRLCRPSETVLDILPSPQQAAFRKEDGQPVIGEDGRRVD from the coding sequence ATGCAATCCGCTCACCCCGCCATCACCATCTTCCACAACCCGGCCTGCGGCACCTCGCGCAACGTGCTGGCGCTCATCCGCAACAGCGGCGTCGAGCCCGAAGTCATCGAGTACCTGAAGCAACCGCCCGGCAAGGAGCGCCTGCGTGCACTCGTCGACGCCATGGGCACCGGCGTGCGCAGTCTGCTGCGGCAGAAGGGCACGCCCTACGACGAACTGAAGCTGGACGACGCCACGTGGAGCGACGAACAACTGCTCGACTTCATGGTGCAGCATCCGATCCTGATGAACCGCCCGGTGGTGGTCACGCCGCTGGGCACCCGGCTGTGCCGACCGTCGGAGACGGTGCTCGACATCCTCCCCTCGCCACAGCAGGCCGCCTTCCGCAAGGAGGATGGCCAGCCGGTGATCGGCGAGGACGGTCGCCGTGTGGACTGA
- a CDS encoding branched-chain amino acid ABC transporter permease, producing the protein MIAYLCAIGIIALIYCLLALGLNLQFGLTRLVNFGVVAFFAVGAYTSGLLSLQGVPLPLCFVAAGLLSGLLALPIGLLSLRLRDDYLAIVTLGFSEAVRISIQQESWLTHGVQGLPGLPKLFAAWGGASDMAIFTTLLVLVALVSWGTVRLARSPFGRLLKAIGDDEAALSALGKDPAWFKVQVFMLGAALAGLAGAFYAHFITFITPEQFIPLITFYVWMGLVMGGTGTVRGAVFGSLLLMVFLEGSRFAKDWVPGVSEVGMASLRLAAVGLALILVTLYRPNGLFGGKAK; encoded by the coding sequence ATGATTGCTTACCTCTGTGCCATCGGCATCATCGCGCTCATCTACTGCCTGCTGGCGCTCGGCCTGAACCTGCAGTTCGGCCTCACGCGGCTGGTGAACTTCGGCGTCGTGGCCTTCTTCGCCGTGGGTGCGTACACCTCGGGCCTGCTGTCGCTCCAGGGCGTGCCGCTACCGCTGTGCTTCGTGGCGGCGGGCCTGCTGTCGGGCCTGCTCGCGCTGCCGATCGGCCTGCTGTCGCTGCGCCTGCGCGACGACTACCTGGCCATCGTCACCCTGGGTTTCTCCGAGGCCGTACGTATCTCGATCCAGCAGGAAAGCTGGCTCACGCACGGCGTGCAGGGCCTGCCTGGTTTGCCCAAGCTGTTCGCTGCATGGGGTGGGGCGTCCGACATGGCGATCTTCACGACGCTGCTGGTGCTGGTCGCGCTCGTGTCGTGGGGCACGGTGCGCCTTGCGCGCAGCCCCTTCGGGCGGCTGCTGAAGGCCATCGGCGACGACGAGGCGGCGCTGTCCGCCCTGGGCAAGGACCCGGCCTGGTTCAAGGTGCAGGTGTTCATGCTGGGCGCGGCGCTGGCCGGCCTGGCCGGCGCGTTCTACGCGCACTTCATCACCTTCATCACCCCCGAGCAGTTCATCCCGCTCATCACCTTCTACGTGTGGATGGGCCTGGTGATGGGCGGCACGGGCACGGTGCGCGGGGCGGTGTTCGGCTCGCTGCTGCTGATGGTGTTCCTCGAAGGCTCGCGCTTCGCCAAGGACTGGGTGCCGGGCGTGTCCGAAGTGGGCATGGCCAGCTTGCGCCTCGCGGCGGTGGGGCTGGCGCTGATCCTGGTCACGCTGTACCGGCCCAACGGCCTCTTCGGGGGCAAGGCGAAATGA
- the arsH gene encoding arsenical resistance protein ArsH produces MWTDDLSLPSLDGALFASPDIARLWPQARATHAPRILMLYGSMRERSFSRLLSWEAARLLQALGAEVRVFDPRGLPLPDDAPETHPKVAELRSLAAWSEGMVWTSPERHGAMTGILKSQIDWIPLALGAVRPTQGKTLAVMQVSGGSQSFNAVNQMRVLGRWMRMLTIPNQSSVAKAFLEFDEAGRMRPSAYYDRVVDVMEELVKFTLLTRDAAGYLVDRYSERKESAEALSARVNQRAI; encoded by the coding sequence GTGTGGACTGACGACCTGTCCCTGCCGTCACTCGACGGCGCCCTCTTCGCTTCACCCGACATCGCGCGGCTCTGGCCCCAGGCACGCGCGACGCATGCGCCGCGCATCCTGATGCTCTACGGCTCGATGCGCGAACGCTCCTTCAGTCGCCTCCTCAGCTGGGAAGCGGCGCGGCTGCTGCAGGCGCTGGGCGCCGAGGTGCGCGTGTTCGACCCACGCGGCCTGCCCCTGCCCGACGACGCGCCCGAGACCCACCCGAAGGTGGCCGAGCTGCGCTCGCTCGCCGCCTGGTCCGAAGGCATGGTGTGGACCTCGCCGGAGCGGCACGGCGCCATGACCGGCATCCTGAAGTCGCAGATCGACTGGATCCCGCTCGCCCTGGGCGCGGTGCGGCCGACCCAGGGCAAAACGCTGGCCGTGATGCAGGTCAGCGGCGGCTCGCAGTCCTTCAACGCCGTCAACCAGATGCGGGTGCTCGGCCGGTGGATGCGGATGCTCACCATCCCCAACCAGTCGTCGGTGGCGAAAGCCTTTCTCGAGTTCGACGAGGCCGGCCGCATGCGGCCTTCGGCCTACTACGACCGGGTCGTCGACGTGATGGAAGAGCTGGTCAAGTTCACGCTGCTCACGCGCGACGCCGCGGGCTACCTGGTCGACCGCTACAGCGAGCGCAAGGAGAGCGCCGAGGCGTTGTCGGCGCGGGTGAACCAGCGCGCGATCTGA
- a CDS encoding AraC family transcriptional regulator, whose product MNAPPATTVVEPLTPHLYAPDAVRPLRAKEHFLQADTFVELHVHPWPQLTFSTRGVIRLSTQDGSYIVPPSRALWVPADVPHSITLIEDAELRTVYVHSWLAPPWERCEVLEISPLMRALMLALDTTPDGRAPADPQAPHRERMIAPLLIDEIERATQIRIDVPLPADKRLRQLCETLLRNPADRATLAERATAIGASERTVARLFHHQLGMNWQQWRQQAVMAHALPLLARGMAVSQVATACGYATDSAFCAMFKTATGRSPTAFQHKKPR is encoded by the coding sequence TTGAACGCTCCGCCGGCCACCACGGTGGTGGAGCCGCTCACCCCGCACCTCTACGCGCCCGACGCGGTGCGCCCGCTGCGCGCCAAGGAGCACTTCCTGCAGGCTGACACCTTCGTCGAGCTGCATGTGCATCCGTGGCCCCAGCTCACCTTCTCGACCCGCGGCGTGATCCGGCTGAGCACGCAGGACGGCAGCTACATCGTGCCGCCCTCACGCGCGCTGTGGGTGCCGGCGGACGTGCCGCACAGCATCACGCTGATCGAGGACGCCGAGCTGCGCACGGTGTACGTCCACAGCTGGCTGGCCCCACCCTGGGAGCGCTGCGAGGTGCTGGAGATCAGCCCGCTGATGCGCGCGCTGATGCTGGCGCTCGACACCACGCCCGACGGCCGGGCGCCGGCCGACCCGCAGGCGCCGCACCGCGAACGGATGATCGCGCCGCTGCTGATCGACGAGATCGAGCGCGCCACGCAGATCCGCATCGACGTGCCGCTGCCGGCCGACAAGCGCCTGCGCCAGCTGTGCGAGACGCTGCTGCGCAACCCGGCGGATCGGGCCACGCTGGCCGAGCGCGCCACCGCCATCGGCGCCAGCGAGCGCACCGTGGCGCGCCTGTTCCACCACCAGCTGGGCATGAACTGGCAGCAATGGCGACAGCAGGCCGTGATGGCGCACGCCCTGCCGCTGCTGGCACGCGGCATGGCGGTGAGCCAGGTCGCCACGGCCTGTGGCTACGCCACCGACAGCGCCTTCTGCGCGATGTTCAAGACGGCCACCGGGCGCTCGCCCACCGCCTTCCAGCACAAGAAGCCCAGATAA
- a CDS encoding SulP family inorganic anion transporter, whose product MAMNRDQLVRWLPFLAWPRPDRALLINEASAGITVALMVIPQGVAYAALAGMPLVTGVYAALFPALIAVLFSSSARLSVGPTALTSLLVGASLAPLAVPGSREWVALAVWLTLLSGGMQLLLGVARFGWLLRLVNSPVLMGFTQGAAVLITLSQLPALLGFTGRSYTQLLQGPPPDLMAIAFGLGGMAMLWVGKRIAPRFPTTMALVAVSAAASAAVGYALKGGAVIGALPSGLPSFYWPGGLGATELGTLLLPAFLITLVSFLETASSAKVDNARAGKLWNENQDLIGQGLGKIASGLSGSFPTSSSFSRSAITLYAGAKTQWSTLFSVIVVAAALLWAMPLLFHVPQAVLASVVVTATLGLLKPRAFAALWRISRIEAAIAVATFALTIATAPSIYWGVLGGLLAALAHYMYRHLHPRIIEVGLHADGSLRDRHLWHLPPLAPKLYALRMDAELDFASASTLEHAITAALAERPGLTDVCLFAHPINRVDLTGAEVFGNIRRLLESQGVRLHLSGLKLPAQQVLERAGLLKPDAMFFSYRTDAEALAALSRPPHEVPVAA is encoded by the coding sequence ATGGCGATGAACCGCGACCAGCTCGTGCGCTGGCTTCCCTTCCTGGCCTGGCCACGCCCCGACCGCGCCCTGCTCATTAACGAAGCCTCCGCCGGCATCACCGTCGCGCTGATGGTCATCCCGCAAGGCGTCGCTTACGCCGCGCTCGCGGGCATGCCGCTGGTCACCGGCGTCTACGCGGCGCTGTTCCCGGCCCTCATCGCGGTGCTCTTCAGTTCGTCGGCACGGCTGTCCGTCGGGCCGACCGCCCTCACCAGCCTGCTGGTCGGTGCGTCGCTGGCGCCGCTGGCCGTGCCGGGCAGCCGCGAATGGGTGGCGCTCGCGGTCTGGCTCACGCTGCTGTCGGGGGGGATGCAGCTGCTGCTGGGCGTGGCGCGCTTCGGCTGGCTGCTGAGGCTGGTGAATTCTCCCGTGCTGATGGGCTTCACGCAGGGCGCGGCGGTGCTCATCACGCTGTCGCAGCTGCCCGCGCTGCTCGGCTTCACCGGGCGCAGCTACACGCAGCTCTTGCAGGGGCCGCCGCCGGATCTCATGGCGATCGCCTTCGGCCTCGGCGGCATGGCGATGCTGTGGGTCGGCAAGCGCATCGCGCCGCGCTTTCCCACCACGATGGCGCTGGTGGCCGTGAGCGCCGCGGCGAGCGCCGCCGTCGGCTATGCGCTCAAGGGCGGTGCCGTGATCGGTGCCTTGCCGTCGGGCCTGCCCTCGTTCTACTGGCCGGGCGGCCTGGGCGCCACCGAGCTCGGCACCCTGCTGCTGCCGGCCTTCCTCATCACGCTGGTGAGCTTTCTGGAAACGGCATCGAGCGCCAAGGTCGACAACGCGCGCGCCGGCAAGCTCTGGAACGAGAACCAGGATCTGATCGGCCAGGGTCTGGGCAAGATCGCCTCCGGCCTTAGCGGCTCGTTCCCCACCAGTTCCTCGTTCTCGCGCTCGGCCATCACGCTGTACGCCGGCGCCAAGACGCAGTGGTCCACGCTGTTCAGCGTGATCGTCGTGGCGGCCGCCCTGCTGTGGGCGATGCCGCTGCTGTTCCATGTGCCGCAGGCGGTGCTGGCGTCGGTGGTGGTCACGGCCACGCTGGGGCTGCTCAAGCCCAGGGCCTTCGCCGCGCTGTGGCGCATCTCGCGGATCGAGGCGGCCATCGCGGTCGCGACCTTCGCACTCACCATCGCGACCGCACCGTCGATCTACTGGGGCGTGCTCGGCGGCCTGCTCGCGGCGCTGGCGCACTACATGTACCGGCACCTGCATCCGCGCATCATCGAGGTGGGCCTGCACGCCGACGGCAGCCTGCGCGACCGGCACCTGTGGCACCTGCCGCCGCTGGCACCGAAGCTCTACGCCCTGCGCATGGATGCCGAGCTCGACTTCGCCTCGGCCAGCACGCTGGAGCACGCCATCACCGCGGCCCTGGCCGAGCGCCCGGGGCTCACCGACGTGTGCCTGTTCGCGCACCCGATCAACCGGGTCGACCTGACCGGCGCCGAAGTCTTCGGCAACATCCGGCGGCTGCTCGAGTCGCAGGGCGTTCGCCTGCATCTGTCGGGCCTCAAGCTGCCGGCCCAGCAGGTGCTGGAGCGTGCCGGGCTGCTGAAGCCCGATGCGATGTTCTTCAGCTACCGGACCGATGCCGAGGCATTGGCGGCGCTGTCGCGGCCCCCGCACGAGGTGCCGGTCGCCGCCTGA
- a CDS encoding ArsR/SmtB family transcription factor, with product MEASDAVKSLAALAQPVRLQVFRALVVAGPEGMTPGALVDAIAVPGTSLSFHLKELLHSGMVTQERSGRNLIYRAAFGRMSALIGYLTENCCEGEACAASTTVAPRG from the coding sequence ATGGAAGCCAGCGACGCCGTCAAATCACTCGCCGCATTGGCACAGCCGGTGCGCCTGCAGGTCTTTCGCGCCTTGGTGGTCGCCGGGCCCGAGGGCATGACGCCCGGAGCGCTGGTCGACGCCATCGCGGTCCCGGGCACCAGCCTGTCCTTCCACCTCAAGGAACTGCTGCATTCGGGCATGGTCACGCAGGAGCGCAGCGGGCGAAACCTGATCTACCGCGCGGCCTTTGGCCGGATGAGCGCGTTGATCGGGTACCTCACCGAGAACTGTTGCGAAGGAGAGGCCTGCGCGGCCAGCACCACGGTGGCGCCACGGGGATGA
- a CDS encoding sulfite exporter TauE/SafE family protein — protein sequence MEPLSLYLLVALGAAVAGFVQGLSGFAFGLVAMSIWAWTVEPKLAAVLATFGALTGQLIAAFSQKRSFDKPLLLPFVLGGLVGVPLGVWLLPRLDVAVFKACLGALLVVWCPAMLMARNLPRVTAGGRVADAVAGLAGGVCSGVGGFAGAIPTLWCTLRRMDKDAQRAVIQNFNLAMLAVAFALHLGAGNVGLAMLPMLAIVAGCVLVPVLLGARLYVGISDAAFRQIVLGLLTVSGVMLLASSLPTLLQR from the coding sequence TTGGAGCCGCTCTCGCTCTACCTGCTGGTCGCGCTCGGTGCGGCCGTGGCGGGTTTCGTGCAGGGCCTGTCGGGCTTTGCGTTCGGCCTGGTCGCGATGTCGATCTGGGCCTGGACGGTCGAGCCGAAGCTCGCCGCCGTGCTCGCCACCTTCGGTGCGCTGACCGGGCAGCTCATCGCCGCTTTCTCGCAAAAGCGAAGCTTCGACAAGCCCCTGCTGCTGCCCTTCGTCCTCGGCGGGCTGGTCGGCGTGCCGCTCGGTGTGTGGCTGTTGCCGCGGCTCGATGTGGCCGTGTTCAAGGCCTGCCTGGGCGCGCTGCTGGTGGTCTGGTGTCCGGCCATGCTGATGGCGCGCAACCTGCCGCGCGTCACGGCCGGCGGACGCGTGGCCGATGCGGTGGCGGGCCTCGCCGGCGGCGTCTGCAGTGGCGTGGGCGGCTTCGCCGGCGCCATCCCCACGCTGTGGTGCACGCTGCGCCGCATGGACAAGGACGCGCAGCGCGCCGTCATCCAGAACTTCAACCTCGCCATGCTGGCCGTCGCCTTCGCCCTGCACCTGGGCGCCGGCAACGTGGGCCTGGCGATGTTGCCGATGCTGGCCATCGTCGCCGGTTGCGTGCTGGTGCCGGTGCTGCTCGGCGCACGGCTCTACGTCGGCATCAGCGACGCGGCCTTCCGCCAGATCGTGCTGGGCTTGCTGACGGTGTCGGGCGTGATGCTGCTGGCGTCCTCGCTGCCGACGCTGCTGCAACGCTGA
- a CDS encoding ABC transporter ATP-binding protein encodes MMLNVEAVTRQFGGFKAVDGVSLQLAKNEILGIAGTNGAGKSTLFAAIAGQQPADAGRISFDGQDITRVPPYRRARMGLVRTFQIPREFKSLTVHENLLAAAANPQGERLVNAFFQTRSLRAHEVQLAEKADGILQFLNLARVRDVKAGGLSGGQKKLVELGRVLMLDPRCILLDEPFAGVNPVLIEEICDRVRELHARGIAFIVIEHHLQALKALSNRMIVMDRGRILAEGDPHSVLEDPRVQEAYMGGVV; translated from the coding sequence ATGATGCTGAACGTGGAAGCCGTGACACGGCAATTCGGCGGGTTCAAGGCGGTCGACGGCGTGTCGCTGCAACTGGCCAAAAACGAGATCCTGGGCATCGCCGGCACCAACGGCGCGGGCAAGAGCACCCTGTTCGCGGCCATCGCCGGCCAGCAGCCGGCCGATGCGGGGCGCATCAGCTTCGACGGCCAGGACATCACACGCGTGCCGCCGTACCGGCGCGCGCGCATGGGCCTGGTGCGCACCTTCCAGATCCCGCGCGAGTTCAAGAGCCTCACGGTGCACGAGAACCTGCTGGCGGCTGCGGCCAACCCGCAGGGCGAGCGACTGGTCAATGCCTTCTTCCAGACGCGCAGCCTGCGCGCGCACGAGGTGCAGCTGGCCGAGAAGGCCGACGGCATCCTGCAGTTCCTCAACCTGGCACGCGTGCGCGACGTCAAGGCAGGCGGCTTGTCGGGTGGGCAGAAGAAGCTGGTCGAACTGGGCCGCGTGCTCATGCTCGACCCGCGCTGCATCCTGCTGGACGAACCCTTCGCCGGCGTGAACCCGGTGCTCATCGAGGAGATCTGCGACCGCGTGCGCGAACTGCATGCGCGCGGCATCGCCTTCATCGTGATCGAGCATCACCTGCAGGCGCTCAAGGCGCTGTCGAACCGGATGATCGTGATGGACCGCGGACGCATCCTCGCCGAGGGCGACCCGCACTCCGTGCTGGAGGACCCGCGCGTGCAAGAGGCTTACATGGGAGGCGTCGTATGA
- a CDS encoding 6,7-dimethyl-8-ribityllumazine synthase, with the protein MSQINDLPLSAIPASEPQRVAFIEAQWHADIVHQARHAFLAEMERQGFARDRIDVIAVPGAFEIPLHAKRLALSGRYAAIVGCALVVDGGIYRHEFVASTVVSTLMSLQLETNVPILSAVLTPHHFHEHVEHRKYFHAHFAVKGTEAADACIRTIEGLRQVEALLAA; encoded by the coding sequence GTGAGTCAGATCAACGACCTTCCCCTTTCGGCCATCCCGGCCTCCGAGCCGCAGCGCGTCGCCTTCATCGAAGCGCAATGGCATGCCGACATCGTCCACCAGGCGCGCCACGCCTTCCTCGCGGAGATGGAGCGCCAGGGCTTCGCGCGCGACCGCATCGACGTGATCGCCGTGCCCGGCGCCTTCGAGATCCCGCTGCATGCCAAGCGCCTGGCGCTGTCGGGCCGCTACGCCGCCATCGTCGGCTGCGCGCTGGTGGTCGACGGCGGCATCTACCGCCACGAGTTCGTCGCCAGCACGGTGGTGAGCACGCTGATGTCGCTGCAGCTGGAGACCAATGTGCCGATCCTCTCGGCCGTGCTGACGCCGCACCACTTCCACGAGCATGTGGAGCACCGCAAGTACTTCCACGCGCACTTCGCGGTGAAGGGCACCGAGGCGGCCGACGCCTGCATCAGGACCATCGAAGGCCTGCGCCAGGTCGAGGCGCTGCTGGCCGCCTGA
- a CDS encoding DNA glycosylase AlkZ-like family protein, with product MPIPTVDDLRRYAIARTLFTPTTLPRAIRQLGFVQADPIRAPARAQDLTLRHRVKDYRAGDLEARYTRLAIEEDCLVNYGFLPREHLALMHPREAKRAWDAETQRRAADVLAYVREHGPVHPRQVDAHFAHGRMQNYWGGSSNASTHLLDGLHYRGLLRVLRRDNGTRVYEAVTHLPADESPAGRARRAAALIDLVVRKYAPLPAASLTYLVRLLGYGAPHLSVQTQAALRLAREALASCRIDGTVWYWPADENPASRRHAPDDAIRLLAPFDPVVWDRRRFALLWGWTYKFEAYTPAPKRQFGYYALPMLQDERVLGWANVSARAGSLQPSFGYAGKKPTGAAFRAALDDEMQRMTHFLAGR from the coding sequence ATGCCCATCCCGACCGTCGACGACCTGCGGCGCTATGCCATCGCCCGCACGCTCTTCACACCCACGACGCTGCCGCGCGCCATCCGGCAGCTTGGCTTCGTGCAGGCTGACCCGATCCGTGCACCGGCCCGCGCCCAGGACCTGACCCTGCGTCACCGCGTGAAGGACTACCGCGCCGGCGATCTCGAAGCCCGCTACACACGGCTCGCCATCGAGGAAGACTGCCTCGTCAACTACGGCTTCCTGCCGCGCGAACACCTGGCGTTGATGCATCCGCGCGAGGCCAAGCGTGCCTGGGACGCCGAGACGCAGCGCAGGGCCGCCGACGTGCTCGCCTACGTGCGCGAGCACGGGCCGGTGCATCCGCGCCAGGTCGACGCGCATTTCGCGCACGGCCGCATGCAGAACTACTGGGGCGGCTCGAGCAACGCGAGCACGCACCTGCTCGACGGCCTGCACTACCGCGGCCTGCTTCGCGTGCTGCGGCGCGACAACGGCACGCGTGTGTACGAGGCCGTGACGCATCTTCCTGCGGATGAGAGCCCGGCCGGCCGCGCACGCCGCGCCGCCGCACTGATCGACCTCGTGGTGCGCAAGTACGCGCCGCTGCCGGCCGCCAGCCTGACCTACCTCGTGCGGCTGCTCGGCTACGGCGCGCCGCACCTGTCGGTGCAGACGCAGGCCGCGCTGCGCCTCGCACGCGAAGCGCTGGCCAGCTGCCGCATCGACGGCACGGTCTGGTACTGGCCGGCCGACGAGAACCCCGCCTCGCGCCGCCACGCACCCGACGATGCCATCCGGCTGCTGGCACCCTTCGACCCGGTGGTATGGGACCGCCGGCGCTTCGCGCTGCTCTGGGGCTGGACGTACAAGTTCGAGGCCTACACGCCAGCACCGAAGCGGCAGTTCGGCTACTACGCGTTGCCCATGTTGCAGGATGAACGCGTGCTCGGCTGGGCCAACGTGTCCGCGCGCGCGGGATCGCTGCAGCCGAGCTTCGGCTATGCCGGCAAGAAGCCGACAGGTGCGGCGTTCCGCGCGGCGCTCGACGACGAAATGCAGCGCATGACGCACTTTCTTGCAGGGCGCTGA
- a CDS encoding MFS transporter: MSSASASRTPSENTLRTDAQLIGLVGLAHAISHFSQLILAPLFPWLKDAFDVSYTELGAVLTVFFVVSCLVQAASGFIVDKLGPRPVLFVGLGMLGLAGFGYATAQSYWMLLASAVVGGVGNGVFHPVDYTLFNRKVAPTRLGHAYSVHGITGSLGWALAPAFVVPIALATSWRVALAAAGALALAVLVVLWLYRSVFALDVKTVQKATGQDAHLPTAGQFDFLRIPAVWMCFGFFFFYAMVISVVQTFAPAAAGHLHAVPVALIAVCLTVYMVASAAGMVVGGFLASDPSRCERVVGAGFGIAAALALVLAFADFAPVLVPVLFGAMGFASGIAGPSRDLLVKKSTPANATGRVYGVVYAGLDIGQAVAPLVFGRLMDNGRYTAVIVGLALIQGVLIASAFNVRRVRREALVPASA, translated from the coding sequence ATGTCCTCAGCTTCCGCCTCCCGCACGCCTTCCGAGAACACGCTGCGCACCGACGCACAGCTCATCGGCCTGGTGGGCCTGGCCCACGCGATCAGCCACTTCAGCCAGCTCATCCTGGCGCCGCTGTTCCCCTGGCTGAAGGACGCGTTCGACGTCAGCTACACCGAGCTGGGCGCGGTGCTCACCGTCTTCTTCGTCGTCTCGTGCCTGGTGCAGGCGGCCTCGGGCTTCATCGTCGACAAGCTGGGCCCGCGGCCGGTACTGTTCGTCGGGCTCGGCATGCTCGGGCTGGCCGGCTTCGGCTACGCGACGGCGCAGAGCTACTGGATGCTGCTGGCCAGCGCGGTGGTCGGGGGCGTGGGCAACGGCGTGTTCCACCCGGTCGACTACACGCTCTTCAACCGCAAGGTCGCGCCCACGCGGCTGGGCCATGCCTACAGCGTGCACGGCATCACCGGCAGCCTGGGCTGGGCGCTGGCGCCGGCCTTCGTGGTGCCGATCGCCCTGGCGACCTCGTGGCGCGTGGCGCTCGCCGCAGCCGGTGCGCTCGCGCTGGCCGTGCTGGTGGTGCTGTGGCTGTACCGCAGCGTGTTCGCGCTCGACGTGAAGACGGTGCAGAAGGCTACCGGGCAGGACGCGCATTTGCCGACCGCGGGCCAGTTCGACTTCCTGCGCATCCCGGCGGTGTGGATGTGCTTCGGCTTCTTCTTTTTCTACGCGATGGTCATCAGCGTGGTGCAGACCTTCGCACCGGCCGCGGCCGGCCATCTGCACGCCGTGCCGGTGGCGCTGATCGCGGTGTGCCTGACGGTCTACATGGTCGCGAGCGCGGCCGGCATGGTGGTCGGCGGCTTCCTCGCCTCGGACCCGTCGCGCTGCGAGCGAGTCGTCGGTGCGGGCTTCGGCATTGCTGCCGCGCTGGCGCTGGTGCTGGCCTTCGCCGACTTCGCGCCGGTGCTGGTGCCGGTGCTGTTCGGCGCGATGGGTTTCGCGTCGGGCATCGCCGGGCCGTCGCGCGACCTGCTGGTGAAGAAGTCGACGCCGGCCAATGCCACCGGCCGCGTCTACGGCGTGGTCTACGCCGGGCTCGACATCGGGCAGGCGGTCGCGCCGCTGGTCTTCGGGCGCCTCATGGACAACGGCCGCTACACGGCGGTGATCGTCGGGCTGGCACTGATCCAGGGCGTGCTGATCGCCAGTGCCTTCAATGTGCGCCGGGTGCGGCGCGAGGCGCTGGTGCCGGCCTCGGCCTGA
- a CDS encoding ABC transporter ATP-binding protein produces MSAVQNLLQIAQLRGGYSEVDIIHGIDLAVAPGDIVTIAGTNGAGKSTLVKALLGLLPRVSGTIHLDGRDITKLSAEDRFDAGLAYVPQVANVFPSLTVRENLLVVRGVPHVKRRMDEVLVDFPALVERLPQPASDLSGGERQQLAFARALMPSPRIMVLDEPTAALAPSLVGKVFDMVRKLPAAGVAVLMVEQRARQALQISQQGYILDQGRCVLQGQAQGLLDDERMAQLYLGNH; encoded by the coding sequence ATGAGCGCGGTGCAGAACCTGCTGCAGATCGCGCAACTGCGCGGCGGCTACTCGGAAGTCGACATCATCCATGGCATCGACCTGGCCGTTGCGCCGGGCGACATCGTCACCATCGCCGGCACCAACGGCGCCGGCAAGTCGACGCTGGTGAAGGCGCTGCTGGGCCTGCTGCCGCGCGTGTCGGGCACCATCCACCTGGACGGGCGCGACATCACCAAACTGTCGGCCGAGGACCGCTTCGACGCCGGCCTGGCCTACGTGCCACAGGTGGCCAACGTGTTCCCGTCGCTCACCGTGCGCGAGAACCTGCTGGTGGTGCGCGGCGTGCCGCACGTCAAGCGCCGCATGGACGAGGTGTTGGTCGACTTTCCTGCGTTGGTCGAACGGCTGCCGCAGCCGGCCAGCGATTTGTCGGGCGGCGAGCGCCAGCAGCTGGCCTTCGCCCGCGCGCTGATGCCGTCGCCGCGCATCATGGTGCTCGACGAGCCGACCGCCGCATTGGCGCCTTCGCTGGTGGGCAAGGTCTTCGACATGGTGCGCAAGCTGCCGGCCGCCGGTGTCGCCGTGCTGATGGTCGAGCAGCGCGCGCGCCAGGCGCTGCAGATCAGCCAGCAGGGCTACATCCTCGACCAGGGGCGCTGCGTGCTGCAGGGGCAGGCGCAAGGGCTGCTGGACGACGAGCGCATGGCGCAGCTGTACCTCGGGAACCACTGA